The genomic region AGGCGGGATAAATAGATTAAAGGcgtatgaaatgttttttttttaaatactcctTAGACTATTACCAACTGCCTCGACACTTTCACCATCGTATAGTTGTATTCGGGCGAAGCGGTTCCGGTCGCAAAACTCAAGCAATTGCCATGGCAAAACGTTTCAATCTAATTTATAGTAAGTGTCcgtgctgttgttattgtaacaTCATAAAATATTCCCATTTTATGTTATACGAAGTAAAAACTCTccattcccatgacagtcggttctacgttactgcAAAGACAAGTATTTACATTCGGTCGCTCATTCCtaaaacatttatgaaaaatgtatgtgctgctacaacaacaacaactaacgtAGACCCGAATGTTATGGTTGTCTTTAATTACTGCGTCAAAgtgaaatataacaaataacataatttttttttagttgacgCCGAACAATTGATTTATGCAACTTTCTTTCGCAACGACAATTTAGCACAAATGCTGCATAAAGCATTCGCCGATGATGTGGCAAAGGATAAATCAGCTGCTTTATGTAAAATCATACAGCAACGTTTAATACAAATGGATGCCTTACGTCAGGGTTGGGTTCTGATAAATTATCCACGCAATGTTGAGGAATTCactgaaatgtttgaaaaattcaaaatcccACCCAACAAAGTAGTGTACTTGCAATGCCCCGAATTAATAGCAATGCGACGCTTAGTTACAAGACCCGATTTGGGATGCCCACAAAATACCTGCGAGTACATAGAGCAAGAGGTGAGAATGAGAAAACAACAGTTATCACATACTATGTAAATATTTAGGTACTAGATAGTATCTTTTTACCATCTACTCGTTGAATATGATTCCAATTTAACAAAGTTTTggcattaaaataattttactattttctatATTAAAATAGATGACATATTTCACCCGTAACGAACCAGCTGTAAATGAATATCTTGCACGTCGCCACGAGACAATCTATGTAGACTCAACACCTTGTTTCGAGGCGGTGCGCACAAACCTGTGGACACAAATGGAGCGTTTGCCTTATGTAATGGGGTATAAAGCTTGATAGCCGGCTTTgaaattgctaaatttttatgtagtttatagaggcgaaaaaaataaagatgcaCCTACGTATTTCACACTGCATGAAGGTATATGaagattaaaaaatgttagcaaTATTACATCTAAATTCAGCGTTAGTTCTAACATATTGAAAAGTACGAGtattgctttaaaaaataaaactagcagaaaaattacaaatgtttatattttaaatgtacTTGCATTCGGTTTAAAAATCGATGCAATCCGAATATAATGTTAcccacaatttcttttttttttttttgttaaatacaatgtttttgcaaaaagtgttgtttttttgtttgcttggtttgtttttcttacgacTATACATTTAAAATAATCTTGCATAATAATTTCGGtaattttctcatattttacaaataaacttaACTATTATTTACCAGGTCTTCTGATGTCGATCCTGCACTATTAAAATATTGCTGCCGGCATAGCTCTTCCATTACTTCGTGATTATAGGTGGAATGCAGCATAAGACCTAATACGCCGGCACGTGAAGCCATAAGAtggcgtatgtgcctttcttgcTCGAGCAACTCGTCCATTTTTAGCCACTGACGTACTCGTTCTAAATCGATTTCAGCGCGTCGTATCTTCTCCCAAACGTAGTGCTTGAAACAACTCTTTTTGGGTGCACGACAAAATTCACCGGTCGGCTTGAAGACATTAGCTACCAGTGGACAACCGCATACGTCACTGTCACTAATTTTTGGATCTTTACAGTGTTCAGGACAAAGAACGCGCAAACGCTTACAGTACGTTTTGCTAGCCGGATTAAAAAAGTCACAGAACATGGAATTGCCGTCAATGCGTGTCTTAAAAATACTGCCGAAAGACGCTTGGGActcatatttattaaaacatttcTCCATGTGCTTGATTGCAGTACGTGAGTGTATCTCATGACCACATGTAATGCAGTACATCGATTGCTCATCTTCGATGTCATTGTTATCTTGTGTACGATTCGGATCCAGCGTGCTGTGCTTGGCACGTTCCACAATCATATCCAATTCCATGTGCCGCTTGTCCAGTTCGGCTAATGCAAATCTCACCACCGCTTGCTTAGAACGTATCTGGTCTAGTTGCTTTTTGTTCTCTTCTTCAGCGCGGCAACTGGACAGATTCCATTCTTGGACACGTTGTGGCAGTacctatattacaaaaaaaaaaaagaaataataagaaGTTTCGTTGAGAGGTTAATAAAAGAGGGAGTTAACCGAAGGGATAGTGAAATTAGTTTATATGGAATTTCttaccaaaaatttattagcTGGACTATTAGCAACTGAACATaataatcattgaattttacttaagaTTTAGTGCAGCTGAAATTTATTTCAACCTTACCTGGAAAATGCGATTGGTCGCCAAATTAATACCGCACTCGTCGCTACAATACTTTGATTGAGGTCTTGCGTTATGTTTACAACGAGGTCCATAGCATTGACGCACGCCCTCCAAATCGGGATTAATGAATACCTCCGGGCTTAGAGAACGTTTCCATTTCCGTGACCGTTCTTTTGGAGGTTTTTCTTTACGTTTGTGACGACTGGCTGCTTGAGTGGGCGCTGGAAGAGAATTTGTTTGTTGTGTTTGTAGTtgggattgttgttgttgtgatgcTATTGACGGTGCCTGGCACACACGCATTTCACATCTTGGTTTATGGCCACCAACACGTACGCGGCACGATTCGCAAATTCCGCAGTTTGGCGCGCGACAGCCTTCACAATTACCGCAGCTATTGGAGAATTGTTTGTTCGCAGCAATTGCTCCAGTTCCTGTAGTGCTCTCGCGAGCTGCTACTTGTTCTTTGGACTTTTTACGTTTGTCTGCGTCATTAACGCCAGTAGCGCCACTAGGCGCCGCAGTCTTGTCAACTGGCACCACTCGGAAAACAGTTTGCAGGCTTGGGTCTTCCTCTTTGCAACGCTGGCAGTAATAGTGCCTAATGTGTTTGGCCTCTTTCTCGGTGATATTGATGCAGTCACCATGATACCACTCCTCACAACCATCACAGCCGCTATAATAGATACCGCCAGCACATTAACATATAATATTGGTATTTATAAATTAGAGCTTACATCATGAAACGTGAACAATCCGAAGTTCGACATATGCAATATGCCTGACCATCCTGTTTCATAATAGTGGCGATTTTCGACTTTCTTTCGGGCAAGTCGAATTCCCGTGCAATCTCTTCTTTctgtgtatatataaaaatattttttattcattattttactaaaagtaGAAATATTGCTtaccgattttttgttttttcgcttaTCAGCCATCTTCTCGAATGCCAGTGAACAGAGAACTTTAAAGTTTACTGTATATTGGTAACGTTCTCTGGTGATTCTCTGCCAGTGAAATCGGAGGAGAAAGTAAAGAGAAAAATCAATCAGCCGTTGTACCAGCGTTGccatatatgtgtgtaaataaataaataataaaatagtcaATCGGGGGTGTTCTGATATCCGATTCCCATTAGAATCGGAATTGAATCAATCGGGTTGATGGTAGTTGTTTAATCGTGTTCAGTAATCCTATCGATTTTTATTTATCGGAAAATTCTTTTTGAATACATCCGAAGAGATATTAGTTAGCGAaattattacgatttttttaatttcttggttcagcatacaaaataaaaaattaagaatgcaCCAAAAGTGCATCGTTGTTCGGAATTTATAGAGACTAATCTAGACataaatacaatgaaatggacaactacatgaaaaggcaagtagAAGCTAGTCTAAGCTTGTCTAGCTAATctaaccacatgcaaaacagcaaaagtcaatTCGTACTTatgctctcgcgaaaggactgcagaactatcataggtatgctaataGGTCATAATCTactggctgcacatgcgtacaagatagggattgctaacacggacaaatgcaggaaatgcagagaggatgttgaggaaactttagaacagcttctgtgcgtttgtccggcattatcaaaaacgcatttaaaatgcctggaagccacattgtttgagggtctggaggacgtctcaaaagcggatcttccagcgctgcttagattcgccaaaagcgctgacatcctacatgatgtctactttcagtattcatagaggtcggtctcaaTTTGGTATCGCTaaggaccaaaaggtctatgcgtggcttttTGCCTACCAGgctaaccttacctaacctaacctaatccaGACATAACCAAATGTTATATCAAAGAAGATAATGTAAAAGTAGAGCAGCAATCGATACTAAATTTgtgcattaaattaaataaactattcattattttcttctttactgGTGGCTTAAGCGATTACATTActtatttataaacttttcattaagaaatatttacttACAATGCATCACAAAGCTTAGTGGTTTGCTATGGTCATTCAAGcatttgtctttttattttctCCATTTTATTTTGCTCTCTGATATCGCTGACAATCGTAGCCCCAAAAAAATTCCTCATTTTATCAAACAAAATGTTGGTTATGTCTGTGTTTAAAAtctatgcaaatacaaataatggAGGCATCAACAGAAAAACTATCTGCCAGTTCAAATGGGATTTACATTCGGTTCGAACTTCTCATTTTTGAATTGGCAAACATCTTTCATATTCCAAATTCATACGAAATCAATCCGATTAGATTTCGGATCTAGTCCTAAAGTGGTTTTAAATTGCAATTAGTAATTATCTATCTCTGGTACTTATctcattaattttgattttgaatattaCAACtgctattcgaataaaaatgcCTTGTAAATCAAGAAATTATAACCATGATGTTGATACCTCTATTGGGTTTATTAATACTTTGGTGGCgattaaattattattctgcagatatgtatttttttttcgtgctGTTTTGGATTGCACAGTAAGAAAACTTGGTCAGTACCAATATCGCTCTACAGACGACGTTTTCTGTTTGAGGGTTCAACAATTTTGAGCGTGGATAATAAAGAGATTTAAGTATTATCAAACTACACCATTTAAAACTTATATCGAAAGAGATTTAACGGCCACACATTTTTGCATTCTTCCTCCGTTctgtaattttagatttttttttcaagaaaaattcgtTCTGAGGAAGAACGAAAAGATTGCATAAATCGACCttaataaactattaaaaaaattctaaaaagtttGTCTTCGTTCTTGAACAAGTCATGTTAAGCAAGGTAGAATTGATAAATAACTGCAACTAGCGTGCATCTTGCcatcacataaaaaaataacaaatgatgtattataatacgttcacatataagtagatgatctactttttcgcgcttaactcaaaatccgtaattaaaaagcgcgatttcccatacaaaatttctctcccaaaatctgagattataattTAATcatagataataacgatactttttgacatacaaccctgggttttctgtgttatcgataattattattacgaatgttaggagaaacttaaaaataaaaactaaatgaaatggatgccggcaaataAAACAGgtatgtaaacataattctaataacatttttgttaaatattattaatttacagaaaaaagcgtgtgtccataaacgttttgttcTCCTTTTACTTATTAtgaaatgtaatatagaatatcccatgcatattgctgccataagtttttgcaacctcagtaaacgtcgcatatggatttcctccaactgtttattattagcagccaattgcgcaattaaattatctattccttctccttgtattttcttcaaatcgttaataataattaaagaaaccaaaaacaccgaatattccaccaaaataattttcatgaaGCAAAACCTCTCAAAGTAGTATTGACAGCtggttgtcaattttgcaggtaatctgccatatgtgaatgggtagattaatttggtggatttatagctgcatatgtgaacgtattattagttAATAGGTgttctttttctattttgccTTATACTGCATTTGAGTACCGAACTCTAAACCTTTGAATCACATGATAGGGCAACACTAAATATTTCTATGCAACACTGCTggtatctttttttgttttttttgtatcgcGATTTTTCATCTCAGTTCTCCGCTTCCTCTATGTGTAGATTTTGTTATGTGCtgtaaattgtatttttatagcGATATTAAGagattttcacaaatatttttctaagcaaTTTAAGTCGACAAACATAAGAAGTGAAGTTATGTTATATTGTAttgttgaatattattttttgtggtacAACggcaaatgaaagctgtttgCCAGATGTGTAGCAAGTGAAACTGagggaaagcaaaaacaacgcaACAGCAGCCGACTAACCCTCCAAAATT from Anastrepha obliqua isolate idAnaObli1 chromosome 2, idAnaObli1_1.0, whole genome shotgun sequence harbors:
- the LOC129237483 gene encoding CXXC-type zinc finger protein 1-like codes for the protein MADKRKNKKSKEEIAREFDLPERKSKIATIMKQDGQAYCICRTSDCSRFMIGCDGCEEWYHGDCINITEKEAKHIRHYYCQRCKEEDPSLQTVFRVVPVDKTAAPSGATGVNDADKRKKSKEQVAARESTTGTGAIAANKQFSNSCGNCEGCRAPNCGICESCRVRVGGHKPRCEMRVCQAPSIASQQQQSQLQTQQTNSLPAPTQAASRHKRKEKPPKERSRKWKRSLSPEVFINPDLEGVRQCYGPRCKHNARPQSKYCSDECGINLATNRIFQVLPQRVQEWNLSSCRAEEENKKQLDQIRSKQAVVRFALAELDKRHMELDMIVERAKHSTLDPNRTQDNNDIEDEQSMYCITCGHEIHSRTAIKHMEKCFNKYESQASFGSIFKTRIDGNSMFCDFFNPASKTYCKRLRVLCPEHCKDPKISDSDVCGCPLVANVFKPTGEFCRAPKKSCFKHYVWEKIRRAEIDLERVRQWLKMDELLEQERHIRHLMASRAGVLGLMLHSTYNHEVMEELCRQQYFNSAGSTSEDLVNNS
- the LOC129237486 gene encoding adenylate kinase 8 — protein: MFSSINKLAIAEYSAELMVYFEKHKIIEIVTRLMAEIGLIRPTDPQHWIATNIRRIADEFYHKCLKASYTGSKIDYYQLPRHFHHRIVVFGRSGSGRKTQAIAMAKRFNLIYIDAEQLIYATFFRNDNLAQMLHKAFADDVAKDKSAALCKIIQQRLIQMDALRQGWVLINYPRNVEEFTEMFEKFKIPPNKVVYLQCPELIAMRRLVTRPDLGCPQNTCEYIEQEMTYFTRNEPAVNEYLARRHETIYVDSTPCFEAVRTNLWTQMERLPYVMGYKA